The sequence TCATTCTTATCCTCCCTAACTCATAGATCTGCCAGGAGACCCAGTGTGAGGTGTTAAAAGCATCAATATTCTTCTAGCTGGCTGTGCCACTTGTGGCAGAGGAAACAGGTTCTAGCCTCAGATTAAGAGATTTCAGTTGGATATTGAGAAGGCCTCCCCAGTCGTCAGCAGCCAGCCGAGGCCACATTAGAGCCATAAAAGGCTCTGATGGGAGCCTGGAGATCCTGGGGAGGATAACTGGGTGTCCCCTGCCCCTTACATCTCCATACTTGGGGCCCTTGGGAGCTCATCAGACCCCTGCCCCCCGTCACCCAGCTGGCAGCCAAGGAAGCAAAGCTGAGGGACCTGGAGGACTCGCTGGCCCGTGAGCGGGACACCAGCCGGCGGCTGCTGGCAGACAAGGAGCGGGAGATGGCGGAAATGCGGGCAAGGATGCAACAGCAGCTGGACGAGTACCAGGAGCTGCTGGACATCAAGCTGGCCCTGGACATGGAGATCCACGCCTACCGCAAGCTCCTGGAGGGCGAGGAGGAGAGGTGGGCTGTGCGGGAGTTGGGGAGGTGCTAGCGGCCGCCTCCGGCCTGCCACCGGCCTTGACTAGGCCCCCCACCCTGTCTCCCCCTCCGCAGGCTACgcctgtcccccagccccacctcgcAGCGCAGCCGCGGCCGGGCCTCCTCCCACTCGTCCCAGACACAGAGTGGGGGCAGCATCACCAAAAAGCGCAAGCTGGAGTCCACGGAGAGCCGCAGCAGCTTCTCCCAGCACGCTCGCACCAGCGGGCGCGTGGCCGTGGAGGAGGTGGATGAGGAGGGCAAGTTCGTACGCCTGCGCAACAAGTCAAATGAGGTAGTCCCCCAGGTTGGGTCTAAGAGAATGCATCCGGGTTAGGGAGAAAACctggaaagtgaagggatggagtTTGTGGGGAGGGCTGTTCCTCCCATCAGAGGCAGACCAGGGCAGTGTGGATATCTCCTCCACACTCTGGTTCCAGTCCTGGCTCCGGGACTCATCGGTGGCAGTGAGACCTTCggcaatttatttaacctctcagagcatcggtttcctcatctgtaaaatgggcataataatagtcCCTAACCCTTTGAATTCTTGGGAAAATGAAAGTACTGAGTGTGTTTGGCACAGCATAAGAGCCCATAGATGTAGCTATTATTTATCCTTGAGGGGGAAGGCAGCGAGGGGCAGAATAGAGTGAGATAGACCCAAGAGCCTGAACGAGCCTCCCCCaaccttccccttctctccccggCAGGACCAGTCCATGGGCAACTGGCAGATCAAGCGCCAGAATGGAGATGATCCCCTACTGACCTACCGCTTCCCGCCAAAGTTCACTCTGAAGGCTGGTCAGGTGGTGACGGTGAGTGGCAGGGTGTTTGGGACTCTGGGGTGGCCTCGGGTGGGGATGGGTTGGCCTGAGGATGGGAGTGCTGGAGTGAGCACCCTTCTCTAATTCTCCCTCCCCCAGATCTGGGCTGCAGGAGCTGGGGCCACCCATAGCCCCCCTACCGACTTGGTGTGGAAGGCACAGAACACCTGGGGCTGTGGAAACAGCCTGCGTACGGCTCTCATCAACTCCACTGGGGAAGTGAGTATGCCGCAGGCTGGCCTCTTACTGGACAAAGTTCCCCTGACGGCCAAAGTAGGAGCCAGCTGCCCCCAACCCAAAGGGGCCAATTCAGGGCCACTTCCTCCCAGCTCTCCTGTGCAGTCCCAGGCCCCAAACTCTCTAACCAGTGTACAGACCCAAAGCTGCCTCCCCCAGCAGCAGGAGGGGTGGAGGTTAGACAGTGAGGATTGTTAAGGCAGACCATGCTCCTACCCAGAGAGTTTGACAGTGTCACCCTGGGGTAGAAACAATTTCCTTAGCTCCAGTACCACAGAGGACAGAGTAAGCAGCAGGTTGGACAAAGGGCAGGCCACTCGAAGGTTCTTAGGTGGTCACTGGGTTGGGTATGCTGCACACTCCTCCCCTGGCCCTGAGCCCTGACCCCTGGGGCTCTCGTATCCCCGGCAGGAGGTGGCCATGCGCAAGCTGGTGCGCTCAGTGACTATGGTTGAGGATGACGAGGATGAGGATGGAGATGACCTGCTCCATCACCACCACGTGAGTGGCAGCCGCCGCTGAGGCCAAGCCCACGCTGGGGCACCCAGCCAGGCCTAGGGACAGCCTCTCCCTGGCCTTCCCGTGCCCCAAAAATCTTTTCATTAAAGAATGTTTTGGAACTTCACTTGCTGCCCtggcttttcttctctctcctccctataCCTTGAACAGGGAACCCAGGTGTCTGGGTTCCCTACTCTGGTAAGGAAGGGAGTGGAACTTTCTGATGCCATGGAGTCTTCCCATGGGAGCAGTGGACAAGGGTCTGGATTTGTCTCCTGGGACAGGGATGGGAGGACAGATGTGGGgcacccagccctgcctctctcccccaaTTTCTGTTGCATGCATCTCCTTTCTTGTCTCCTCCCCATTCCTGTCACCTGCATGGCCTCTCATCTCCCCCATTTTTCCTGGGAGAACGGTCTCTCTCACCCACGCCGCTTCCCAATTAATTTTGCATGCCTGCTGCTCTACAAGCTTGctcactctctctcctttccctcttaAGCTCAGAGTAGCTAGGACAGAGTCAAAGCCACAACTCCCATTCCCTGTCTTCTGTCCCCAAGTCTTCATGACCCTGCCCCCTTTCGTGTCCTCCCTTCCCAGCCCCGGCCCCCTAAGCCCTATTGCTCGCCCACCGTTAGGTTAGGTTAGGTTAGGTTACTTGAGCGCAGAACCCCACCTTCCCACCTGGTAACTGGGAACCTGCAGGAGCGCGGAGCCTGGGTGTTGGGCCTGAGCAGTCAGTCTCAGACTCGCCGTCAGGCCTGAGCCTTGTCTCCCTCCTCAGGGCTCCCACGGCAGCAGCTCGGGGGACCCCGCCGAGTACAACCTGCGCTCGCGCACCGTGCTGTGCGGGACGTGCGGGCAGCCTGCCGACAAGGCGTCTGCCAGCAGCTCAGGAGCCCAGGTGGGCGGATCCATCTCCTCTGGCTCCTCCGCCTCCAGTGTCACAGTCACTCGCAGCTACCGCGgtgtggggggcagtgggggtggCAGCTTCGGGGACAGCCTGGTCACCCGCTCCTACCTCCTGGGCAACTCCAGACTCCGAACCCAGGTGAGTTGTCCCTCTGCCTCTACACCCCCACAGGCAGCGGGGCCCTGGTCCCTGAGGGTTAGGGTGGCCCTGTGGGGGGAGAGCCTTCTCTTCCGCAGCCCGGGGGAGTGGGAGCCTCCTCCCCGAAGCCCAAGATCCTAGATGGTCGCTCCCACATCCTGCCCCTCCTGTCTGAGCCCCAGAttggagggcaggggtggggcggggggtaaGGGGAGGGAGGGTATGGGCCAGGTGCTGCGGCTCACACGtctccccttctttcttctctcttagaGCCCCCAGAACTGCAGCATCATGTAATCTGGGACCTGCCAGGCAGGGATGGGGGCGGAGGCCTCCTGCTTCCTCCTCACCTcatgcccacccctgccctgcccctcctgggAAGGGGCTTGAAGCCAAAGAAAAATAcccctttgttttttcttctatgtttttgtttttttctaagagaagTTATTTTCTACAGTGGTTTTATACTGAAGGAAAAACATAAGCCCCCCCAAAAAGCGCATCTATCTCAATCCCCCCCTTTTTTCCCCTGCTTCTGGGGAACTCCATATCTGCCTTAAAACCAAAGAGGGAGCCAAGGGAAAGGGATGCTTTTTACAGAGCCTAGTTTCTGCTTTTCTGCCCTGCCTTCTGCCCCCATCCTGGGGACCCTGTGACATGGTGCCTGAGAGGCAGGTGTGGAGTCTTCTCCGCCAGGCCCCTGGGCCATCCCCCATTGTTCCACTACACCTGGCTGAGGCTCCtccgcctgccccgcccccagttcccccctgtccccagccccgGGATGACTTGATTCTCCCAGGTACCAGCTGCGCTTGCTTTTTCTGTATGTTATTTAGACAAGAGATGGGAATGAGGTGGGAGGTAGAAGGAGGGTGAAGAAAGGTTAGAATGAGCCTGCCGTCACCCAGCTTCAGAGCCAGGGGTGGGCTGTGCCCAGTCACTGGAGATCGAGGTCAGGTGGGtgtaggggaggagggagagggaggctgaCTAGAATGGGGGAGAGCCTGCTGGGGCCCCACcacagaggaggaagatgaggaaggGTGGAGGGTGTGTGGCAGTGGATTTTGGCAAACACTAAGGAGCCCCTTGCCTCCCATTTCCCATCTgcaccccttctctcctccccaaatCAATACACGAGTTGTTTCTACCCCTGGCTGCTGTGGTGTCTGTCTTTGTTGGTGGGTGTCACTGTGTGTTCTGAGgggcagacagacacacacacacacacacacaaatgtcgCTCAGTCACCGCATCCTCACGCCTCCCAGCCTTGCCCCTGCTCTAAGGGAGATGCGACAAGGCCCTCAGAGCTTCAGATGCACATCTGGGCACCCAGCGGTGGCTGATGGGGAGAGGCTCTGACCTGAGCATTGCCCACCCAGTGCAGGGCTCTCTCTCCATAAGTCCCTCAGAGAAGCAGAGCCTGAAGGAGAGCATTTCCTTCCAAGCTTTCTTCAAGCAGCCAGCACTTAGCGAGCACCTTCTTCGTGCTGCACCCTGAACTCAGCGTGAATACTGAGACATGATGATATGGACCCAGTCTGAGGGTGGTGACATCTCAGGACCTGGGGCAAGGACAGATGGGGAGGAGGGAATAGAAGCCAGTGAGAGCAGCAGGAAAGGGGCAGGACTGACTTTGCAAACAAGCAGTTAATGTCCCTCTGCGCCACACTCCATGCTCAGCTCAGGGACAGGGAAGTGGACAAGACAGTGTGTTCAGTGTCCTCAGGGACCTAACATTCCACTGGGAGCCAGAAAACGTGGACTGCTGTGGACAAAGGGACGTGTCAGGCGGAGTAGGAGCCTCAGAGAGGGAGCCTATCATCTGGGGGAATGAGGAGCCCAGACTGAGGGAAAGGGCCCCAACCAGGGAAAATGAGTTATAGGAACCAAACTTTCTCTGGCCCTTTATAAATTCCAAAGCATCTCTGCGCTATTTCATTGGACCCTCATACTGTCTTGACAGGTGGATATTGTCCCCTTTGCCCCTGGAAATGGGGACTCAGAGTTAACTCgacaagaccacacagctagtagATGGCAGAGAACCCAGGGTCCTGGCTGTAGACCCCTACTTCTGTGACACTATGCTCCCCCTCTGAAAAGAAAATAGTGATGATAAAATATAAGTTTGTATTCCCTGGGACAGAGGAGTTGAGCCTGCAGTCAAAAGTCAGTGAgaaggggcttgcctggtggcgcagtggttgagaatctgcctgccaatgtaggagacatgggttcaagccctggtctgggacgatcccacatgctgcggagcaatgaagcccatgcgccacaactactgagcttgcactctagagcccgtgtgccacaactactgaagcccacgcgcctagagcccgtgctccacagcaagagaagccaccgcaatacagcaagagaagccaccgcaatgagaagcccatgcactgcaaggaagagtagccccttccccgctcgatgcaactaaagaaagcccgtgtgcagcaacgaagacccaacgcagccaaaaaaaaaaagtcagtgagaAAAAGAGCATGTCTGGGTTTGTGGGAAAACGAATTGGAGAAAGCAAAATGAATGAGAGGAGAAAAGCCTCTTAAGTCCGCTGGAAAGTTCTGGTTCCCCATGGGCTGAAACCAGGTGTCTCTGGGAAAGGGATGCTGAGAGGATGGGGCGTGGGCTTGAGGAAGTGGTCCCTTTCTGAGGTGGGCAGCTTCGAAGAAGGAAACCCTTTCTCAGTCCCAGGCGAAGGCCTCAGGGGTCCCAAGTGGGTATGGGGTCTTGGGCATCATTGGAGTCCtgtgtctgttcttttttatttatttatttatttatttttgcggtacgcgggcctctcactgctgtggcctctcccgttgcggagcacaggctccggacgcgcaggttcagcggccatggctcacgggcccagccgctccatggcatgtgggatcttcccggaccggggcacgaacctgcagaaccttcccggaccggggaacctgttccctgcatcggcaggcagactctcaaccactgcgccaccacggaagcccctgtgTCTCTAATAAATGAGGACTTCCTGGGATGGACACGTGGGGGCGCCAGAGCCCCACCCACGCCGTTGGTTCCCCGCCCCGAGCCCAGCAGGACCCCGATGGATGGCGCGGGCTCTGAACATAGAAGGCTACGTGCGCACTGTGGGCTGGGAAGCACCAGGACCAGCCGGCAAGGTCCCGGCTCTTGAGGAGGGCAGAGCGATAAGGCAAGTCCGCAAAAGCTGCGGCAAGCCGACCATGCAGTCGAATTGGTAGCTACGACTCAGCCCAGCGGGTGCGTCGCACACGTGGTTACTTCACATGACACTCAGCGGACCACAAATGACTATTAAGAATTTTGTTGCTGTTAATAACATGTAACGCATACTCTGTAGTAAAACGGAAAACACGGgtaattacaaagaagaaaaaagaagtcatcCCTTTCAATCACCCAGAGGCAACCCCGGGTGGATttccttccagattttttttttcctgaacatatatttattgatagTTTACATAGTTAAGGTCTCACCGTGGTTTAAACTTTGATTCTGCTATTCTCAGTTAACATGCATAAGCACTTTccaaagttatttcaaaataacattgacttgggacttccctggtggcgcaatggttaagaatccgcctgccaatgcaggacacatgggttcaagccctggtcggggaagatcccgcatgccgcggagcaactaaacccatgccccacagctactgagcctgcgctctagagcccaagagccacaactactgagccctcgtgccacaactactgaagcccgcacacctagagcccatgctctgcagcaagagaagccactgcgagaagccactgcaaggagaagcctgtgcactgcaacgaagagtagcccctgctcgccatagctagagaaagcctgcatgcagcaacgaagacccaacacagccaaaaataaataaataagtaaatttgttaaaaataataataataacattgacTCTTTTCCTATCATGTAAGTAATACTTGGCCATTACAGAGAGGgtagaacaagagaaagaaaaatattataatcatCTGTGCTGCCACTACTCAGGGGTAAACACTATGAACACTATGGGGGAAGGCCTTCaagcattttgttttcaattttcaaatatatgcatatatttacaattttctcctggctcttgtaaataatgtgTCCTGGAACAGACATCTTTGCACACATCTCTGGGCATTTCCAAGAAGTAAATTCCAAGAAGGGGACTAGCTGAGACAAAggtatatacatattataaaggCCGTTGATAATATTGTCAAGTGTCATCCAGAGAAACTGGGTCATTACCATTCTCACCTGCAGCAGAGCCCACTTTTTCCCAAACTCTTCCCAACACCaggatttttgtcagttttaatcTTGTTAGGAAAACAATTATAGTTCATTAGTGTTTCAAATTGCATTTCTTTGAAGAGAAGTTGAAACCTCTTTTCCATCCACATACATTGGTTTTTTGCATTTCTTCTGGTGTGAATAACATGTTTCTATCCCTTTTGCTCATCTTTCTATTGGCAAGATTATCTTTTTCATATTGGTTCTTAAGATAAGGGAGaaatggggcttctctggtggcgtagtggttgagagtccgcctgccgatgcaggggacacgggttcgtgcctcagtccgggaagatcccacatgctgcggagcggctgggcacgtgagccacgtgagccacggccgctgagcctgcgcatccggagcctgtgctccgcaacaggaggggccacaacagtgagaggcccacgtactgcaaaaaaaaaaaaaaaagggagaaagcttttcctctcaattttatcTATCTATAGCTATTAAGtcatatgttttgcaaatatattgTGTTTTGCAGCCATTTTTAATGCTGAATGAATATACAACACTTCATTTAACCACCCCCTCTGGACATTCAGATTAATTCTCAATTTTatgattgtaaataatgctgcagtgaatgtcTTGTCTTTAAAGATTTCAGGTAGTTTCTTCGGATGGAATTCTGATGACTCCCCTGCTGACTGGTCTTTAAATTCATGACCACGCA comes from Delphinus delphis chromosome 1, mDelDel1.2, whole genome shotgun sequence and encodes:
- the LMNA gene encoding lamin, coding for METPSQRRATRGGAQGSSTPLSPTRITRLQEKEDLQELNDRLAVYIDRVRSLETENAGLRLRITESEEVVSREVSGIKAAYEAELGDARKTLDSVAKERARLQLELSKVREEFKDLKARNTKKEGDLMAAQARLKDLEALLNSKEAALSTALSEKRTLEGELHDLRGQVAKLEAALSEAKKQLQDEMLRRVDAENRLQTLKEELDFQKNIYSEELRETKRRHETRLVEIDNGKQREFESRLADALQELRAQHEDQVEQYKKELEKTYSAKLDNARQSAERNSNLMGAAHEELQQSRVRIDSLSAQLSQLQKQLAAKEAKLRDLEDSLARERDTSRRLLADKEREMAEMRARMQQQLDEYQELLDIKLALDMEIHAYRKLLEGEEERLRLSPSPTSQRSRGRASSHSSQTQSGGSITKKRKLESTESRSSFSQHARTSGRVAVEEVDEEGKFVRLRNKSNEDQSMGNWQIKRQNGDDPLLTYRFPPKFTLKAGQVVTIWAAGAGATHSPPTDLVWKAQNTWGCGNSLRTALINSTGEEVAMRKLVRSVTMVEDDEDEDGDDLLHHHHGSHGSSSGDPAEYNLRSRTVLCGTCGQPADKASASSSGAQVGGSISSGSSASSVTVTRSYRGVGGSGGGSFGDSLVTRSYLLGNSRLRTQSPQNCSIM